The Cryobacterium sp. SO1 genomic sequence GCCGACGAGTTTCTCGCTGGGCGCTGCCACGGCAATCGTGATGCCCTGGGAGGAGGCGTCGAAGCTGGCTTCCTTGGACTGGTCGACGCCGGCCACGGTGAGCACGCCCGGAATGGTGGCCGGCGCGCCCACCTCGGTGGTTCCGCTGCCCCGGTTGCCGGCCGCCGCGACGACGACGACGTCGTGCTCGAACGCATACAGGAACGCGTCATCCCAGCTGGTGGGCCAGTCCAGGGTGTTGCGGGTGAGGGACATATTGATCACGTCGGCGCCGTTGTCGACGGCCCAGCGGATGCCTGCGGCGATCTGGTCGTCGTTGCTCAGGGCCGCGTCACTGGTGCCGAACGCCACGGAGACCGCGAGGATCGACGCCTCGGGCGCCACGCCGATCAGGCCGCCTCCGGTGGGCGTGCCGCGGCCGGCCAGCAGCGAGGCCACCAGGGTGCCGTGTTCGTTGTCGTCGCCGACGGGGGTCTGCCCATTGGACGATCCGACACCGGAGACGTCCGTGCCTCCGACGACGGCTCCGTTGAGTTCGGCGATGCTGCCATCGACACCGGTGTCGATGACGGCAACCGTCACACCTTTTCCCTTGGTGGTGTTCCAGGCCTGGCTGAAGCCGTAGTCGTTCAGCCAATACTCGAGGTCGCGCACCTGGTCGGCCCGGGCGACGGGGGCGTCACCGACGACGCCGACGACGGCGACGGCTGCCGCGAGGGTGATCGCGATGCCGGTGAGGATGCGGCGCCAGGCGCCCGTCACGCGTGTGCCGGCGGGCCCGAAGGCGGAGCGTAGTCCAGGCATTCGCACACTTGGGGTGACCAGGCTGCTCGCCGCAGGGCGAGGTCGCCGATCGGGTTGACGCCGGGTCCGGCCGCCAGGGCGTGGGCGGCCAGGGCGTGCAGGCACTTCACCCGCACCGGCATGCCACCGGAGGAGACGCCGGCGAGTTCCGGGACCACGCCGATTATCTCGCGGTCGGCGAGGAAGCTTTCGTGCGCGGACCTGTAGTGCGCGCGCAGGTCCTCGTCGTCGGCGAGCATCTGGTTGTATTCGTTCATCACCTGGGTGGCCTCCAGGAACGACAACGCGGCCGTCGCGGCGGGGTGGGACAGGTAGTACAGGGTGGGGAACGGGGTGCCGTCTTCCAGCCGCGGGGCCGTGGCCACCACCGTGGGGGCGCCGCAGGCACACCGTGCGGCGATGCCGATCACGTTGCGGGCGGGTCGGCCGAGTTGGGCGGACACGGTGGCGATGTCGGCCTCTGAGGCGGGGTCGAAGGGCGGTCGGGTCATTGTGCTGCCTCCTGTGGTGCCAATCCGGCGGTCATCACCGATCGAAAGACCGAATCGACCCAGTCGACCTCGGTGTCCTGGATGGCGGTGCTGATCGGCGCGCTGTCGGCGGCGCCGTCGACACCGGCTCCGGTGTCGTTGATGACCAGGAAGCTGATGTCGCCCGGCAGCACGTAGGAGAGCCGGTCGCGCGCCTGGGTGGTCACGAAGGTGCGGTCGTTCCAGCGCTCACGCTCCGCCTTGAGGTCGTCGACAGAGTCCTGCTGCGCCGCGACGGTATTGCTGAGTTCGTCGATCTGCTGGCGCTGTTCGGCGAAGGTGCGAACGCTGGGCGCGAGGACGATGACCGCGAGCACCAGGATGCCCATCATCACGAACGAGAAACCGCTCAGCCGCAGGCCCCGCAGCCAGCCGCGCACCGCGGAGTCATCGGCGAGTGTGACGGTTCTCTTCTCCGTCGGGCGCGGCGTCGGCCGGGACGTCGGGCGCGGCGTCGGCCGGGACGTCGGCCGGCGCGGTGTGGGTGGCCGGGGCGGGGTCATGCCTGAACCGGTGAAGGTCACGGTGGCTCCCGTCCGGTGCTCGGTATGGCTGCTCGATGTGTGACTGCTGGCCGGGGCACACGAAGTCGCCCCGGCTCTAGACTGCCAGATCTTTCGGCCCGAACGGTTCGCCACGGGACGGACAATCGGAATCCTGAGCAAACCCGCAGCCAAGCCGTCACGACGGCCCACACAAAGAGCTCCCCGCCCCGGACGGTGTCCGAAGGCGGGGAGCCCGTGTGTCTTCTCTGAGGCGATTAGCCCTTGAAGCGCGGGAACGCGGAGCGGCCGGCGTAGACCGCGGCCTCGCCGAGCTCTTCTTCGATGCGCAGGAGCTGGTTGTACTTGGCAACGCGCTCGCTGCGGGCCGGGGCACCGGTCTTGATCTGGCCGGCATCCGTGGCGACGGCGAGGTCGGCGATGAAGGTGTCTTCGGTCTCGCCGGAGCGGTGCGAGATGACGGTCGTGTAGCCGGCGCGCTGGGCGAGGGCGACGGCATCCATCGTCTCGGTCAGGGTGCCGATCTGGTTGACCTTGATCAGGATGGAGTTGGCAGCCTTGATCTCGAGGCCCTTGGCCAGGCGGATCGGGTTGGTGACGAACAGGTCGTCTCCGACGATCTGCACCTTGTCGCCGAGCTGAGCGGTGAGGTGGACGTAGCCTTCCCAGTCCTCTTCCTCGAGCGGGTCTTCGATGGAGACGAGCGGGTACGCCTCGAGCAGCTCGGCGTAGTAGGCGACGATCTCGGTCGAGGTCAGTTCCTTGCCCTCGAAGTGGTAGACGCCGTCCTTGAAGAACTCGGTGGCTGCACAGTCCAGGGCCAGGCCGATGTCGGTGCCGGGTGTGTAGCCGGCGAGGGTGATGGCTTCGACGATGAGGTCGAGAGCGGCACGGTTGCTGGGCAGGTTGGGGGCGAAGCCACCCTCGTCGCCGAGGCCGGTTGCGAGGCCCTTGCTCTTCAGCAGGCCCTTGAGGGCGTGGTAGACCTCGACGCCCCAGCGCAGGCCCTCGCTGAAGGTGGGGGCGCCGAGCGGGACAACCATGAATTCCTGGATGTCGACGTCGTTGTCGGCGTGTGAGCCACCGTTGATGATGTTCATCATCGGAACGGGCAGGGTGTGCGCGTTCGGGCCGCCGAGGTAGCGGAACAGGGGCAGGTCGGCCGAGCTGGCGGCGGCCTTGGCCACGGCCAGGCTCACGCCGAGGATGGCGTTGGCGCCGACGCGCTCCTTGTTGACGGTGCCGTCGGTCTCGTTGAGGACCATGTCGATGATGCGCTGGTCAGCGGCGTCGAGGTCTTCGACGGCCGGGCCGAGCTCGTCGGTGACGGAGCCGACGGCCTTGAGCACGCCCTTGCCGAGGTAACGCTTCTTGTCACCGTCGTGCAGCTCGTAGGCTTCGAAGGCCCCGGTCGAGGCGCCTGAGGGGACGGCGGCACGGCTCAGCGTGCCGTCCTCGAGAAGGACCTCGACCTCGACGGTCGGGTTTCCCCGAGAGTCAAGGATTTCGCGTGCAACAACTGCGTCAATAAGAGCCACAACTATCTCCTGTTTGTCTGTCGATCTTCGTTTGGATTTCTCAGTCCGATTGGATTTTGAGGAATACGCCGCTGTGTTCCAGTCCGAGAACAGTCTAGTGATCGCGCGCTCGGGGCGCTCTAGGACTGAAGTCCCGCCGCTCCGGCGTTCATCGATCGTTCAGCCGCCCAACGGTTTGAAAACGAGCTCGGCCGGGTCGGCGGAGTTCTGGGTCACGAAGGCGAACCTGCCGTAGCCGGCCTGGCCGGCTCGCTCGAGCAGCGCCTTGAGGTTCTTCGTGCGCTTCTCCAGGCGCACGCGCAGACCGTCGGCGACCAGGGCGGACTTGAGGGCGACGAGGGCGGCCGGGTCGGCATCCTTCTCGTGCACCAGCAGCACCGCCCGGTCGGTGTCTCCGGCGGAGCCGGCAAGAAGGTCGACGATGCGTTCGAAGCCGATCGAGAAGCCGCAGGCGGGCACGTCGGTGCCGAGGAACCGGCCGATCATGCCGTCGTACCGACCGCCGCCGCCGAGCGAGTAGCCCAGGTCGGGGTGCTTGATCTCGAAGATGGTGCCGGTGTAGTAGCCCATCCCCCTCACCAGGGTGGGGTCGAACTCCAGCGACGCGCCGGGCAGTGCGGCGCGCAGGGCGGTGAGGTCGGCGTAGGCCGCGGCGTCGAGCCAGGCCGGCGCGGCCGCGGGGTCCGGCCAGCCCGCGTCGGCGAAGCCCGCCAGGGTGTCGGCCAGGCCGGCGGTGGTGATGCCGAGCTGCGCGAGTTCGGCGACCACGCCGTCCACACCGATCTTGTCGAGCTTGTCGAGGGTGATCAGGGCCCGTTCGGTGAGTTTCTCGGCCACGCCCCAGGCGGCGAGCATGGTGCTCAGGATGCGCCGGTCGTTGATCCGGATCGAGCAGCCGGACAGCCCCAGGTTGTCCAGGGCCGCGACGGTGGCGGTGATCAGCTCGATCTCGGCGAGCGGACCGGCTTCGCCGATGATGTCGATGTCGCACTGCACGAACTGGCGGTAGCGCCCCTTCTGCGGGCGTTCGGCGCGCCAGACCGGGGCGATCTGGATGGAACGGAACACGGTGGGCAGTTCGGCATGGTGGCTGGCGTAGAACCGGGCCAGCGGCACCGTGAGGTCGAAGCGGAGACCCAGGTCGGTCAGCGAGAGCAGCTCGTCGGCCTCGGCGGCTGCCACCAGGTCGGCGGGACCGATGCCGCGCTTGAGCACGGCGAAGCCGAGCTTCTCGTTGTCACCGCCGAGACCGGAGTGCAATTTGGCGGTGTCCTCCATCACCGGGGTCTCGATCTCGTCGAAGCCGTGTGCGGCGAAGCTGGAGCGGATGACGCCCAGCGCCCGTTCACGGGTGGCCTTGTCGGCCGGGAGGAAGTCGCGCATGCCGCGAGGAG encodes the following:
- the eno gene encoding phosphopyruvate hydratase, which translates into the protein MALIDAVVAREILDSRGNPTVEVEVLLEDGTLSRAAVPSGASTGAFEAYELHDGDKKRYLGKGVLKAVGSVTDELGPAVEDLDAADQRIIDMVLNETDGTVNKERVGANAILGVSLAVAKAAASSADLPLFRYLGGPNAHTLPVPMMNIINGGSHADNDVDIQEFMVVPLGAPTFSEGLRWGVEVYHALKGLLKSKGLATGLGDEGGFAPNLPSNRAALDLIVEAITLAGYTPGTDIGLALDCAATEFFKDGVYHFEGKELTSTEIVAYYAELLEAYPLVSIEDPLEEEDWEGYVHLTAQLGDKVQIVGDDLFVTNPIRLAKGLEIKAANSILIKVNQIGTLTETMDAVALAQRAGYTTVISHRSGETEDTFIADLAVATDAGQIKTGAPARSERVAKYNQLLRIEEELGEAAVYAGRSAFPRFKG
- the hisS gene encoding histidine--tRNA ligase: MATAVTPPRGMRDFLPADKATRERALGVIRSSFAAHGFDEIETPVMEDTAKLHSGLGGDNEKLGFAVLKRGIGPADLVAAAEADELLSLTDLGLRFDLTVPLARFYASHHAELPTVFRSIQIAPVWRAERPQKGRYRQFVQCDIDIIGEAGPLAEIELITATVAALDNLGLSGCSIRINDRRILSTMLAAWGVAEKLTERALITLDKLDKIGVDGVVAELAQLGITTAGLADTLAGFADAGWPDPAAAPAWLDAAAYADLTALRAALPGASLEFDPTLVRGMGYYTGTIFEIKHPDLGYSLGGGGRYDGMIGRFLGTDVPACGFSIGFERIVDLLAGSAGDTDRAVLLVHEKDADPAALVALKSALVADGLRVRLEKRTKNLKALLERAGQAGYGRFAFVTQNSADPAELVFKPLGG
- a CDS encoding S8 family serine peptidase yields the protein MPGLRSAFGPAGTRVTGAWRRILTGIAITLAAAVAVVGVVGDAPVARADQVRDLEYWLNDYGFSQAWNTTKGKGVTVAVIDTGVDGSIAELNGAVVGGTDVSGVGSSNGQTPVGDDNEHGTLVASLLAGRGTPTGGGLIGVAPEASILAVSVAFGTSDAALSNDDQIAAGIRWAVDNGADVINMSLTRNTLDWPTSWDDAFLYAFEHDVVVVAAAGNRGSGTTEVGAPATIPGVLTVAGVDQSKEASFDASSQGITIAVAAPSEKLVGVAPGGGYMEWYGTSAAAPIVSGLVALVRSAYPKLDAAEVINRVIETANPNGHTVPSPIYGNGLIDAAAAVSAYVPKSASATPTELLQEWITLHRRADTAPLTPTTPSTAAPTVPDADPPLPQQNAAAGWLPTPLTLTYVSVPLALLVGFGILVTLFGIGATRHFKRIRSKL
- a CDS encoding septum formation initiator family protein: MTFTGSGMTPPRPPTPRRPTSRPTPRPTSRPTPRPTEKRTVTLADDSAVRGWLRGLRLSGFSFVMMGILVLAVIVLAPSVRTFAEQRQQIDELSNTVAAQQDSVDDLKAERERWNDRTFVTTQARDRLSYVLPGDISFLVINDTGAGVDGAADSAPISTAIQDTEVDWVDSVFRSVMTAGLAPQEAAQ
- a CDS encoding DUF501 domain-containing protein; the encoded protein is MTRPPFDPASEADIATVSAQLGRPARNVIGIAARCACGAPTVVATAPRLEDGTPFPTLYYLSHPAATAALSFLEATQVMNEYNQMLADDEDLRAHYRSAHESFLADREIIGVVPELAGVSSGGMPVRVKCLHALAAHALAAGPGVNPIGDLALRRAAWSPQVCECLDYAPPSGPPAHA